From the Quercus lobata isolate SW786 chromosome 6, ValleyOak3.0 Primary Assembly, whole genome shotgun sequence genome, one window contains:
- the LOC115950818 gene encoding cullin-1-like: MEGMVTDLTLARENQTNFEEYLRNNTNVNPGIDLTVTVLTTGFWPSYKSFDLSLPPEMVRCVEVFKGFYETRTKHRKLTWIYSLGTCNINGMFDSKPIELIVNHLNILLVEIEILRCICCIKFYYGPSACRAIQVIP, encoded by the exons ATGGAGGGAATG GTCACAGATTTGACATTAGCACGGGAAAATCAGACCAACTTTGAGGAATATCTTCGTAATAACACGAATGTAAACCCTGGAATTGATTTGACAGTTACTGTCCTTACTACTGGATTCTGGCCAAGTTATAAATCATTTGATCTCAGCCTCCCTCCAGAGATG GTAAGGTGTGTGGAGGTTTTCAAGGGATTCTATGAAACAAGAACAAAGCACAGAAAACTTACATGGATTTACTCATTGGGCACTTGCAACATAAATGGGATGTTTGATTCAAAACCCATTGAACTGATTGTGAACCATCTCAATATCCTTCTAGTGGAAATAGAAATCTTAAGGTGTATATGTTGTATTAAGTTCTACTATGGGCCCTCTGCTTGTAGGGCAATTCAAgttattccataa